The following proteins come from a genomic window of Populus nigra chromosome 6, ddPopNigr1.1, whole genome shotgun sequence:
- the LOC133697121 gene encoding LOB domain-containing protein 24-like isoform X2 has product MIDLIKACRFLRRRCRQDCVLAPYFPPTNPQRFANVHKVFGASKITELLKQLPVHLRYDAAECMSIEAASRARDPVYGCVGVISQLQQQIIDVQSELVKIKGELAVHNAQQQLQLEDGEKASEQQQDELLWLGSTQHDPLNLDQLLIQANDYHKSHF; this is encoded by the exons ATGATTGACCTAATCAAGG CTTGCAGATTTTTGAGAAGAAGATGCCGTCAAGATTGTGTCTTGGCTCCATATTTTCCTCCAACCAATCCCCAGAGATTTGCTAATGTCCATAAAGTCTTTGGTGCCAGCAAGATTACTGAATTGCTAAAG CAACTTCCGGTGCATTTACGTTATGATGCAGCAGAGTGCATGTCAATTGAGGCAGCATCGCGTGCAAGAGACCCAGTTTATGGATGTGTTGGAGTCATATCTCAGCTGCAACAACAAATAATTGATGTTCAATCTGAGTTGGTGAAGATAAAGGGTGAATTAGCAGTTCACAATGCTCAGCAACAACTACAACTAGAAGATGGAGAGAAGGCTAGTGAGCAGCAACAAGATGAACTTTTATGGCTCGGTTCGACTCAACATGACCCTTTGAATTTGGATCAACTGCTAATCCAAGCAAATGATTACCATAAATCCCACTTTTAG
- the LOC133697121 gene encoding LOB domain-containing protein 24-like isoform X1: protein MSNSTRCAACRFLRRRCRQDCVLAPYFPPTNPQRFANVHKVFGASKITELLKQLPVHLRYDAAECMSIEAASRARDPVYGCVGVISQLQQQIIDVQSELVKIKGELAVHNAQQQLQLEDGEKASEQQQDELLWLGSTQHDPLNLDQLLIQANDYHKSHF, encoded by the exons ATGTCCAATTCAACAAGATGTGCAGCTTGCAGATTTTTGAGAAGAAGATGCCGTCAAGATTGTGTCTTGGCTCCATATTTTCCTCCAACCAATCCCCAGAGATTTGCTAATGTCCATAAAGTCTTTGGTGCCAGCAAGATTACTGAATTGCTAAAG CAACTTCCGGTGCATTTACGTTATGATGCAGCAGAGTGCATGTCAATTGAGGCAGCATCGCGTGCAAGAGACCCAGTTTATGGATGTGTTGGAGTCATATCTCAGCTGCAACAACAAATAATTGATGTTCAATCTGAGTTGGTGAAGATAAAGGGTGAATTAGCAGTTCACAATGCTCAGCAACAACTACAACTAGAAGATGGAGAGAAGGCTAGTGAGCAGCAACAAGATGAACTTTTATGGCTCGGTTCGACTCAACATGACCCTTTGAATTTGGATCAACTGCTAATCCAAGCAAATGATTACCATAAATCCCACTTTTAG
- the LOC133697120 gene encoding protein MANNAN SYNTHESIS-RELATED 2 produces MGVDLRQVVAGVLTLTMFVMLGNMIKRDHFDSVEGKFPGARDVEFDSEKVSEQGLVTFSKKSTNGPWVEGGLELKPCWKESNFDDVESKGFVTFSLTNGPEYHVSQIADAVVVARYIGATLVLPDIRGNKPGDERKFEEIYDVEKFVKSLVGVVKVVKGLPEDVSIRDFAVVKVPNRVSEDHIAEQIEPVFRTNSNIRLATFFPSVNMRKTTKTSASDPVACLAMFGTLELQPEVNEVVDSMIERLRTLSRKSDGRFIAVDLRVEILDKKGCHGSSATGTKSCFSAQEIAIFLRKIGFGKDTTIYLTQPRWDESLDVLKDIFPKTYTKESILPADKKAKFLESEDSEFEKVIDFYMCSQSDVFVPAISGLFYANVAGKRIASGKTQILVPADIPGTSSSVTNHFSPYISKKNHMAHSCFC; encoded by the exons atgGGTGTGGATTTGAGACAGGTGGTTGCTGGGGTGCTGACTCTAACTATGTTTGTAATGCTTGGTAACATGATCAAGAGAGACCATTTTGATTCTGTCGAG GGGAAATTTCCAGGAGCTAGGGACGTCGAGTTTGATAGTGAGAAGGTTTCAGAGCAGGGTCTTGTGACATTTTCGAAAAAGAGTACAAATGGGCCATGGGTGGAGGGTGGCCTAGAGCTAAAACCATGTTGGAAAGAGTCAAATTTTG ATGATGTAGAGTCGAAAGGGTTTGTCACTTTCTCATTAACTAATGGTCCTGAGTACCATGTCTCACAG ATTGCTGATGCAGTTGTAGTAGCAAGATATATTGGAGCAACTCTTGTACTTCCTGACATTAGGGGGAACAAACCAGGAGATGAAAG GAAGTTTGAAGAAATATATGATGttgaaaaatttgttaaaagcCTAGTCGGGGTAGTCAAAGTAGTTAAAGGTCTGCCTGAGGATGTATCAATTCGAGATTTTGCTGTTGTCAAGGTCCCTAATCGAGTTTCAGAGGATCACATTGCTGAGCAAATTGAACCAGTCTTTAGAACAAATAGCAACATAAGACTGGCTACATTCTTCCCTTCAGTAAATATGAGAAAGACCACAAAAACAAGTGCCAGTGATCCAGTTGCATGTTTGGCAATGTTTGGAACTTTAGAGTTGCAGCCAGAGGTTAATGAAGTGGTTGACTCCATGATTGAGCGACTAAGAACATTGAGTCGCAAATCTGATGGGCGATTTATTGCTGTTGACTTGAGAGTTGAGATATTGGACAAGAAAGGTTGCCATGGAAGCAGTGCAACTGGAACAAAGAGTTGTTTTAGTGCACAGGAGATTGCCATATTTTTGAGGAAGATTGGATTTGGCAAGGATACCACAATCTACCTCACTCAGCCAAGATGGGATGAAAGCCTTGATGTTCTGAAAGATATATTCCCAAAAACTTATACAAAG GAAAGCATATTGCCTGCAGATAAGAAGGCAAAATTCCTTGAATCTGAAGATTCAGAGTTTGAGAAGGTTATTGACTTCTACATGTGTTCTCAAAGTGATGTCTTTGTACCAGCCATCTCAGGCCTCTTCTATGCCAACGTAGCTGGTAAGAGAATAGCATCCGGTAAGACTCAAATACTTGTTCCGGCCGACATTCCTGGCACCTCTTCCTCTGTTACCAACCATTTCTCCCCCTATATCTCCAAGAAGAACCACATGGCACATTCCTGTTTTTGCTAG
- the LOC133695750 gene encoding exocyst complex component EXO70A1-like codes for MSQVDGIDNLVASRIVLKTSIENSRALASAFDSTGQRLEGMKQRLPSLEAAVRHVPRKKCTFVAIREHIDRAIGPAAAVLKVYDIIQELQKSLLSHPCSDLSTYLLMVKQLEESLKFLADNCRLAIQWLEAILEFLEDNAVHDDLYISNVNKSLSILQELQATDKHARLGGGILCAALHKLEIEFKQILVENRICGVLDSFSSSIRNQASIAPSPLPVAVIQKLQAIVERLDADNRLEKCISTYVEVRCLNTMRSFQALDLDYLNQSFNEFDDVQDVECYVDQWCKHLQLAVKQVFETEYKLCSNVFEKNGPEVWMDCFAKIVTQSGILSFLRFGKKITECKNDPVKLMKLLDIFATLDNLRVDFNRLFGGSACFEIQTMTRDLLKGVVNGACEIFWELPIQVELQRRISPPLDGSVPRLVSFVTDYCNHLLGDDYRPLLTQILTIQQSWKQEKCQEELVTNQIYYIIKQIGLNLDAWSKAHYDLTLSYLFMMNNHCHFCSLKGTNLGGLMGDSWLKAHEQYRDYYMTLYLRESWGKIFASLSQERGIVGDLVKKRLKSFNEEFDHMYQKQSNWVVPCEDLRLKMCKIVVQAYVPVYRSYLQDYGFQAETDASPSRHVKYTTQGLEAMLSSLFQPKLNKSGSTKHNRLIGKIKDIVTDNFRLTLMAV; via the coding sequence ATGTCTCAAGTAGATGGCATTGACAATCTTGTAGCTTCCAGGATAGTGTTGAAGACCAGTATAGAGAATTCAAGAGCTCTTGCCTCTGCTTTTGACAGTACAGGCCAAAGATTGGAGGGGATGAAACAAAGATTACCATCTCTGGAAGCCGCTGTTAGACATGTCCCCAGGAAAAAGTGCACATTTGTTGCAATTAGAGAGCATATTGATCGTGCCATTGGCCCTGCCGCAGCGGTGCTAAAGGTGTATGATATCATTCAAGAGCTCCAGAAGTCACTATTGTCTCACCCGTGTTCTGATCTTTCAACTTACCTGCTAATGGTGAAACAGCTTGAGGAATCATTGAAATTTCTGGCTGACAACTGCAGGCTAGCAATTCAGTGGCTGGAGGCTATTCTTGAGTTCCTGGAAGATAATGCAGTTCATGATGATCTTTACATCTCGAACGTCAACAAGTCATTGAGCATCCTGCAAGAGTTGCAAGCCACTGACAAACATGCTCGGCTCGGTGGGGGGATTCTCTGTGCTGCATTGCACAAACTTGAAATTGAATTCAAGCAGATTCTTGTGGAGAACCGCATTTGtggtgttttggattctttctCATCTTCTATTAGAAATCAAGCCTCCATTGCTCCATCTCCTCTGCCAGTGGCTGTTATACAGAAGCTTCAGGCTATTGTTGAGAGGCTAGATGCAGATAATAGGCTTGAGAAATGCATTTCGACTTATGTTGAAGTTCGGTGTCTGAATACCATGAGAAGTTTTCAAGCTCTTGACTTGGATTACCTCAACCAGTCATTCAACGAATTTGATGATGTGCAAGATGTTGAGTGTTACGTTGATCAATGGTGCAAGCATTTGCAGTTGGCTGTAAAGCAAGTTTTTGAAACTGAATATAAGCTTTGCAGTAATGTGTTTGAGAAGAATGGACCAGAAGTTTGGATGGATTGCTTCGCAAAAATCGTTACACAATCTGGAATTCTTTCTTTCCTCCGCTTTGGAAAGAAGATTACAGAGTGTAAGAATGATCCAGTCAAGCTCATGAAGCTACTGGACATTTTTGCGACGTTAGACAATCTGAGAGTGGATTTCAACAGACTTTTTGGAGGGTCAGCATGCTTTGAAATCCAGACTATGACTAGGGATCTCCTCAAGGGAGTTGTTAATGGAGCTTGTGAGATTTTCTGGGAACTTCCGATCCAAGTGGAGCTGCAAAGGCGAATCTCACCTCCTTTAGATGGCAGTGTTCCAAGGCTAGTAAGCTTTGTAACCGATTACTGTAATCATCTACTAGGGGATGATTATAGGCCACTATTGACTCAGATTCTGACAATTCAACAGAGTTGGAAACAAGAGAAGTGCCAAGAGGAACTCGTTACCAACCAGATTTATTACATAATAAAGCAGATTGGTCTAAACTTGGATGCATGGTCAAAAGCCCACTATGATCTCACACTGTCCTACCTTTTCATGATGAATAACCATTGTCATTTTTGCAGCTTGAAAGGGACAAATCTTGGAGGTTTGATGGGAGATTCTTGGTTGAAAGCTCATGAACAGTACAGGGACTATTACATGACTCTTTACCTGAGAGAAAGCTGGGGAAAAATATTTGCTTCTCTTAGCCAAGAGAGGGGAATTGTGGGGGATTTGGTCAAGAAGAGACTGAAGTCATTCAATGAGGAGTTTGATCACATGTACCAGAAGCAATCCAATTGGGTTGTTCCCTGCGAAGACTTAAGGCTGAAGATGTGTAAAATTGTTGTCCAGGCTTATGTACCTGTTTACAGGAGCTACTTGCAGGACTATGGATTCCAGGCTGAAACTGATGCTAGTCCCAGCAGACATGTGAAATACACTACACAAGGTTTGGAAGCCATGCTCAGCTCTCTCTTTCAGCCAAAGCTAAACAAGTCTGGCAGCACCAAACACAACCGTTTGATTGGTAAAATAAAAGACATCGTGACAGATAACTTTCGCTTGACACTAATGGCTGTATAA
- the LOC133696388 gene encoding scopoletin glucosyltransferase-like codes for MIPFPRVQGFPEGCGNTNHLPSPDLSFPFYYAAKQLRRPFGDVLKEMCNSDSSTPICVTSDMFLPWTHDSCRMFNIPRIVCGGMASVPFPIHKNDSPGSVRPGDDNNPMRAILAELLQANHSSWGTLVNSFEELEEDQIVQPLLLLGHIKQDLMNSGPHNDQKQYSPHIKWLEHEMEEVVPGNVIYVAFGSQSYMTDVQMEEIALGLEKAGQPFIWVVRSSTWIPPVGWKKRIRERGLGRT; via the exons atgatcccttttccaagaGTTCAGGGATTTCCAGAAGGGTGTGGAAATACTAACCATCTTCCTTCTCCGGATCTCTCTTTCCCTTTTTACTATGCCGCCAAACAACTCAGACGACCTTTTGGAGATGTTCTTAAAGAGATGTGTAATTCTGATAGCAGTACTCCCATTTGTGTTACTTCGGACATGTTCTTACCTTGGACACATGATTCATGTCGCATGTTCAATATTCCTAGGATTGTCTGTGGTGGGATGG CTTCAGTTCCATTTCCAATACACAAAAATGACTCCCCTGGCTCAGTTAGGCCCGGTGATGATAACAATCCAATGCGGGCAATTCTGGCAGAGCTTTTACAGGCAAATCATAGCAGCTGGGGTACGTTGGTTAACAGTTTCGAAGAGCTGGAAGAGGACCAA ATTGTCCAGCCACTTCTACTTCTTGGTCACATTAAACAAGATTTGATGAATTCAGGGCCCCACAATGATCAAAAGCAATATAGCCCGCACATCAAGTGGCTGGAGCATGAAATGGAAGAGGTGGTTCCAGGTAATGTGATCTATGTAGCATTTGGTTCCCAATCATATATGACAGACGTTCAGATGGAGGAGATTGCTCTTGGGTTGGAGAAGGCAGGGCAACCGTTCATTTGGGTGGTCAGGTCAAGTACATGGATCCCACCAGTTGGATGGAAGAAAAGGATCAGGGAAAGAGGGCTTGGTCGTACATGA